The Streptomyces nitrosporeus genome includes a window with the following:
- a CDS encoding SDR family NAD(P)-dependent oxidoreductase, protein MRLGTTPPGGDRLEGRVAVVTGAGAGIGAAVARRLAAEGARVLVAERDEETGRATAEEIGGRFVRTDVSDKAQVLAMIGTAVREWGGVDILVNNAWAAGDVGRVENKTDAMLAHGLGIGFYGPFWAMQAAFGHMRERGWGRVVNMCSLNGVNAHMGTLEYNAAKEALRTLTRTAAREWAPSGVVVNAVCPGAKSAAYRLRMSEHPELEAQVGAMNPMGRIGDPDEDIAPVVLFLAGEGARYLTGNTLFVDGGAHINGVAWAPELP, encoded by the coding sequence ATGCGGCTCGGAACCACACCTCCCGGCGGTGACCGGCTCGAAGGGCGGGTCGCGGTCGTCACCGGGGCCGGTGCCGGTATCGGTGCCGCGGTCGCCCGGAGGCTCGCCGCCGAGGGGGCCAGGGTGCTGGTCGCGGAGAGGGACGAGGAGACCGGGCGGGCCACGGCCGAGGAGATCGGCGGCCGCTTCGTGCGCACCGACGTCAGCGACAAGGCGCAGGTGCTGGCCATGATCGGCACGGCGGTACGGGAGTGGGGCGGTGTGGACATCCTGGTCAACAACGCCTGGGCGGCCGGTGATGTCGGCCGGGTGGAGAACAAGACCGACGCGATGCTGGCCCACGGCCTGGGCATCGGTTTCTACGGGCCGTTCTGGGCGATGCAGGCGGCCTTCGGGCACATGCGGGAACGCGGATGGGGCCGGGTCGTCAACATGTGCAGCCTCAACGGCGTGAACGCCCACATGGGGACCCTGGAGTACAACGCCGCCAAGGAGGCCCTGCGCACCCTGACGCGCACCGCCGCCCGGGAGTGGGCCCCCTCGGGGGTGGTGGTCAACGCGGTCTGCCCCGGCGCGAAGAGCGCGGCCTACCGCCTGAGGATGAGCGAGCATCCCGAACTGGAGGCCCAGGTCGGGGCCATGAACCCGATGGGGCGCATCGGTGATCCCGACGAGGACATCGCCCCGGTGGTCCTGTTCCTCGCGGGCGAGGGCGCGCGCTACCTCACCGGCAACACCCTCTTCGTCGACGGCGGTGCGCACATCAACGGTGTCGCCTGGGCACCCGAGCTGCCGTGA
- a CDS encoding FadR/GntR family transcriptional regulator: MARPTMAQDIERRIKELILERGLGPGDPLPTEAELMELFGVGRVSVREALKALQAVDVVEIRRGFGTFVGPLSLSAFAEGLAFRAAVRQCQGEPGLLELMRVREALETGLVGAVTAGVPDEDLAVLRGLVAAMETEAGRDGRVARATDRAFHLALYATLDNHLLSEVLDAFWAAMDRVRADMDDGHQDPAVTCAQHHEIVEALAAADGERAARAMRTHFDGIRSRLEPRRARTGR, encoded by the coding sequence GTGGCGCGCCCTACCATGGCCCAGGACATCGAGCGCCGGATCAAGGAGCTGATCCTGGAGCGCGGACTCGGCCCGGGTGACCCGCTGCCCACCGAGGCCGAACTGATGGAGCTCTTCGGCGTCGGCCGGGTCTCCGTGCGCGAGGCGCTCAAGGCGCTCCAGGCCGTGGACGTCGTCGAGATCCGGCGCGGCTTCGGCACCTTCGTCGGCCCGCTCTCCCTCTCGGCGTTCGCCGAGGGGCTGGCCTTCCGGGCGGCCGTCCGCCAGTGCCAGGGCGAACCGGGCCTCCTCGAACTGATGCGGGTGCGCGAGGCGTTGGAGACCGGCCTGGTCGGCGCGGTCACCGCCGGCGTACCTGACGAGGACCTGGCCGTCCTGCGCGGCCTGGTCGCCGCGATGGAGACGGAGGCCGGCCGGGACGGCCGGGTCGCCCGCGCCACCGACCGCGCCTTCCACCTCGCCCTGTACGCCACCCTCGACAACCACCTGCTCAGCGAGGTGCTGGACGCGTTCTGGGCGGCCATGGACCGGGTACGCGCGGACATGGACGACGGGCACCAGGACCCTGCCGTCACCTGTGCCCAGCACCACGAGATCGTCGAGGCGCTCGCGGCGGCCGACGGCGAGCGCGCGGCACGCGCCATGCGCACCCACTTCGACGGCATCCGGAGCCGGCTGGAACCGCGGCGGGCGCGGACCGGCCGCTGA
- a CDS encoding dihydrodipicolinate synthase family protein, which translates to MSLTAPLHGVVPPVCTPLDERGEVDTASLTRLVGHLVDGGVHGLFALGSTSEVAYLTDAQRATALETVVAAADGRVPVLAGVIDTTTARVAEHARTAARLGADALVATAPFYTRTHAKEIAGHFRRLRAEAGLPLFAYDIPVAVHSKLSPALVRELAEDGTLAGLKDSSGDEGGLRRLVVELGGREGRAEGPAPHFSVLTGSELTVDAALLAGADGVVPGIGNVDPAAYVRLYEAARAGDWALAAHEQERLVRLFAMVDAGPEPDMGRSSSALGAFKAALYLLGVIENGATALPQVPLSAESVALVAQRLRGAGLTPVR; encoded by the coding sequence ATGTCCCTGACCGCACCGCTGCACGGTGTCGTACCGCCGGTCTGCACCCCGCTGGACGAGCGCGGGGAGGTGGACACGGCCTCCCTCACCCGGCTCGTCGGGCACCTCGTGGACGGCGGTGTGCACGGCCTGTTCGCCCTCGGCTCGACCAGTGAGGTCGCCTACCTGACGGACGCGCAGCGCGCCACCGCCCTGGAGACGGTGGTCGCGGCGGCGGACGGGCGGGTCCCGGTCCTCGCCGGGGTCATCGACACGACGACGGCCCGGGTGGCCGAGCACGCGCGGACCGCGGCCCGGCTGGGCGCGGACGCCCTCGTGGCGACGGCGCCCTTCTACACCCGTACGCACGCCAAGGAGATCGCCGGGCACTTCCGGCGGCTGCGCGCGGAGGCCGGTCTGCCGCTGTTCGCCTACGACATCCCGGTGGCGGTGCACTCCAAGCTCTCCCCCGCCCTGGTCCGCGAGCTGGCCGAGGACGGCACGCTGGCCGGTCTGAAGGACAGCAGCGGCGACGAGGGCGGGCTGCGCAGGCTCGTCGTGGAGCTGGGGGGCCGGGAGGGACGGGCCGAGGGCCCCGCACCGCACTTCAGCGTGCTGACCGGTTCCGAACTCACCGTGGACGCGGCCCTGCTGGCCGGTGCGGACGGGGTCGTCCCGGGCATCGGCAACGTGGACCCGGCCGCGTACGTGCGGCTGTACGAGGCGGCGCGGGCCGGTGACTGGGCGCTCGCCGCACACGAACAGGAGCGGCTGGTCCGGCTGTTCGCGATGGTCGACGCCGGTCCGGAGCCGGACATGGGCCGCAGCTCCTCGGCGCTCGGGGCGTTCAAGGCGGCGCTGTACCTGCTGGGTGTCATCGAGAACGGCGCCACCGCCCTCCCCCAGGTCCCGCTGTCCGCCGAGTCCGTGGCCCTGGTCGCGCAGCGGCTGCGCGGCGCCGGCCTGACACCGGTCCGATGA
- a CDS encoding ROK family protein: MSGTPVTAAPATGTVVTGLDLGGTKIAAALFAADGTVLARHTRPTPAREGAPAVLDALAAAAAAVDPGGLAGVLGVAAAGVIDPRSGMVTSATDSIRGWAGTALGTGLADRTGLPVACDNDVRATAGPELAALPGGRGSLLFAAVGTGVGGALAVDGRMLHGASGVAGHLGHLPSAEAAGLPCTCGGSGHLEAIASGPGITAHYERLTGTPVDRLETVAVRAAEGDEAAVRAVTTGAAAAGRVLGGLANALGPDRVVVGGGVPRIGALYGDTLAAAFAAELMEPLRGLRPEPPLFGHDAAVLGAAALTTTLPLHHPGAHR, from the coding sequence ATGAGCGGTACCCCCGTGACGGCCGCTCCCGCCACGGGCACCGTGGTGACCGGTCTGGACCTGGGCGGCACGAAGATCGCGGCCGCCCTCTTCGCCGCCGACGGCACCGTGCTGGCACGGCACACCCGCCCCACCCCCGCCCGTGAGGGCGCGCCCGCGGTGCTCGACGCGCTCGCCGCCGCGGCGGCGGCGGTGGACCCGGGCGGGCTGGCGGGCGTGCTCGGGGTCGCCGCGGCCGGGGTGATCGACCCGCGCAGCGGCATGGTCACCAGTGCCACCGACTCGATCCGCGGCTGGGCGGGCACCGCGCTCGGCACCGGCCTCGCGGACCGTACGGGCCTGCCGGTGGCCTGCGACAACGACGTACGCGCCACCGCGGGGCCGGAGCTGGCCGCGCTGCCGGGCGGCCGGGGGTCCCTGCTGTTCGCGGCCGTCGGCACGGGGGTGGGCGGCGCGCTCGCCGTCGACGGCCGGATGCTGCACGGCGCGTCCGGGGTCGCCGGTCATCTCGGGCACCTGCCGAGTGCGGAGGCCGCCGGACTCCCCTGCACCTGCGGCGGTTCGGGGCATCTGGAGGCCATCGCCTCCGGTCCCGGCATCACCGCCCACTACGAGCGGCTCACCGGCACCCCGGTGGACCGGCTCGAAACCGTCGCCGTCCGCGCCGCGGAGGGCGACGAGGCCGCCGTACGCGCCGTCACCACCGGTGCGGCGGCGGCCGGGCGGGTCCTCGGCGGTCTCGCCAACGCGCTCGGCCCCGACCGGGTCGTCGTCGGCGGCGGTGTGCCGCGGATCGGCGCGCTGTACGGGGACACGCTGGCCGCGGCCTTCGCCGCCGAGCTGATGGAGCCGCTGCGCGGGCTTCGCCCCGAGCCTCCGCTGTTCGGGCACGACGCCGCCGTGCTGGGCGCGGCGGCCCTGACCACCACCCTTCCCCTCCATCACCCGGGAGCACACCGATGA